One part of the Magallana gigas chromosome 5, xbMagGiga1.1, whole genome shotgun sequence genome encodes these proteins:
- the LOC105323181 gene encoding uncharacterized protein: MGLIGENMSESFSKFAFMVIVFFLATATRGEWLLVIVYMFRDQLQQITGLGLDEQVPTVSADNGTTHPPQFLLESHHLQNVHWFVLMAVSTSFIMYYGMAYGWHYYYYVNRRHLAKEWKCQPDKFLTPENERHEILLGSMNMLIGSTASGVIACYIMNGGHSKMYYSVPERGWAYFLFSLVAFFVYNETMAYYLHRLFHNPWLYKKIHKMHHRYHQPTAWSAVAMHPLEFIMYQGYLAATPFLVPIHAFPFLFVLLYSYYYGLCDHSGIKMGAIWPWQPHSYFHDNHHKHFHVNFGFNTYFFDWFHDTLRKESRVYGEEVFGGRGKQSQKSE; this comes from the exons atggGGCTAATAGGAGAAAACATGTCGGAATCGTTCTCCAAGTTTGCATTCATGgtcattgttttctttttggcGACTGCTACAAGAG GAGAATGGCTCCTGGTGATAGTATACATGTTCAGGGACCAGCTTCAACAAATAACGGGCTTAGGACTGGATGAGCAGGTGCCTACTGTGAGCGCTGACAATGGCACCACCCACCCTCCCCAATTCCTGCTGGAATCCCACCACCTCCAGAACGTGCACTGGTTCGTTCTGATGGCCGTGTCCACGTCTTTCATTATGTACTATGGCATGGCGTATGGGTGGCACTATTACTACTATGTCAACCGCAGGCACTTG GCCAAGGAGTGGAAGTGTCAGCCGGACAAGTTCTTGACCCCCGAGAACGAAAGACACGAGATTCTCCTTGGCTCCATGAACATGTTAATAGGGTCAACGGCTTCTGGGGTCATTGCCTGTTACATCATGAACGGCG GGCATTCTAAAATGTACTACAGTGTACCAGAGCGAGGCTGGGCATACTTCCTTTTCTCTCTAGTGGCGTTCTTTGTTTATAACGAGACAATGGCCTACTACCTTCACCGTCTGTTCCACAACCCTTGGCTGTATAAAAAGATCCACAAAATGCACCACCGGTACCACCAGCCCACGGCCTGGAGCGCAGTGGCAATGCATCCTCTGGAATTTATCATGTACCAAGGGTATCTGGCGGCCACGCCCTTCCTTGTTCCAATCCATGCCT TCCCCTTCCTGTTTGTGTTGCTTTACTCCTACTACTACGGACTCTGCGACCATTCCGGAATCAAGATGGGCGCCATCTGGCCATGGCAACCGCATTCCTATTTCCATGACAACCACCACAA ACATTTTCACGTCAATTTTGGATTCAACACGTACTTTTTTGACTGGTTCCATGATACTCTGAGGAAAGAGAGCAGAGTATATGGGGAAGAGGTTTTTGGGGGACGAGGAAAACAAAGCCAGAAATCGGAATAG
- the LOC105323184 gene encoding alpha-glucosidase isoform X1: MSKSYNIEPLAYKPSSNDKFDEIDIRSPESIDVKLSDNNGSPFRGMGKDELLVHSSKPFWRRLRMICISIILLGWLALIITVVALVLVYPKCKSPDSRSWWQNEVIYRIYVRSYKDSDGNGEGDLDGVASKLDYIKDLGVGVISLSPDYEDDGTDGDFHIKNHMKIAGSVGGDDALQRLITHAHGKGLKVILDFVPSQTSDQSEWFKWSQEARFRNDSYRNFYVWTNTPTNWKSMYGGGAWNTSSERSGEYYLHQFLHNQPDLNLRSPQVKEKLNEILTHWLNKSVDGFYIRNSAYLFTDYDLRDESKVPSAAGDEYGDYNHIYTKNLPEIYDMFARWRTTTDAYTDKYRVLMADPDPMSNNVEMMKYYGHFQRDGVHLPVKRRQFPTDCGGQCIREYVNGWMDNLPSGRWPTWSLGDEMTKRFATNHSESFIRCFAMLSMTLPGTPILYYGDEINLVDLSIPPSSSTSRNQPMRGLMQWDNTLNGGFTNGTSPWISVGADYQTNNVKNQSAKGDSLMSFFKNLTTLRSDDTFRIGDYYPTVVDDAVFSFVREFDGKKGYLVAINFANTAQSRDYAKAHSTIQSKASFELTTGGSESFDADTDVDTSSLTLGPQQGVVVSWDYVAKEL; the protein is encoded by the exons ATGAGCAAGTCATACAATATAGAACCTCTAGCATACAAGCCTTCGTCAAATGATAAGTTTGATGAAATAGATATAag ATCACCAGAGAGCATTGATGTCAAGCTCTCAGATAACAATGGCAGCCCTTTCCGCGGCATGGGAAAGGATGAGTTATTGGTACACTCCTCCAAACCGTTCTGGAGGCGTCTGCGCATGATATGCATCTCCATCATCCTCTTGGGCTGGCTGGCGCTGATCATAACCGTGGTGGCGCTGGTGTTGGTTTACCCGAAATGCAAATCCCCGGATTCCAGATCCTGGTGGCAAAACGAGGTCATTTACCGAATTTACGTACGGAGCTACAAGGACAGCGATGGAAACGGCGAAGGAGACTTAGATG GAGTGGCATCTAAATTGGACTACATCAAGGACCTTGGGGTCGGTGTAATATCACTGAGTCCCGACTACGAAGATGACGGAACTGATGGCGACTTCCACATCAAGAACCACATGAAGATTGCCGGATCCGTTGGCGGGGACGACGCATTGCAAAGACTTATCACGCATGCGCACGGGAAAG GTCTTAAAGTGATACTGGATTTCGTCCCTTCACAAACCAGCGACCAGAGTGAATGGTTTAAATGGAGTCAAGAGGCGAGATTCAGGAACGATTCATACCGAAACTTCTATGTATGGACAAACACACCAACAAACTGG AAATCCATGTATGGGGGTGGCGCATGGAACACGTCTTCTGAGAGGTCAGGAGAATACTACCTACATCAATTTCTACACAACCAGCCTGACCTTAACCTTCGTAGTCCGCAGGTCAAGGAGAAACTCAAT GAAATTTTGACGCATTGGTTGAACAAGTCGGTGGACGGGTTCTACATTAGGAACAGCGCCTATCTCTTTACGGACTATGACCTACGGGATGAATCGAAAGTCCCAAGTGCTGCAGGAGAT GAATACGGTGACTACAACCATATTTACACAAAGAATCTCCCAGAAATTTATGACATGTTTGCAAGGTGGCGCACAACAACTGATGCATACACGGATAAGTACAG AGTTCTAATGGCTGACCCAGACCCTATGTCCAACAATGTAGAGATGATGAAGTATTACGGCCACTTCCAGAGAGACGGGGTTCATCTTCCCGTCAAGAGGAGACAGTTTCCTACAGACTGTGGCGGTCAGTGCATTAGGGAATATGTCAATGGCTGGATGGACAACCTACCCTCAGGTCGCTGGCCGACGTGGTCC CTTGGTGATGAGATGACAAAACGTTTTGCAACCAATCACAGCGAGAGTTTTATTCGATGCTTTGCAATGCTGTCAATGACACTACCCGGCACCCCGATCCTGTATTATGGGGACGAAATCAACTTGGTCGACCTTAGTATCCCACCCAGCAGCAGCACATCGCGGAATCAACCGATGAGGGGACTCATGCAGTGGGATAACACACTCAATGGGGGGTTCACCAACGGAACAAGTCCGTGGATCAGTGTTGGTGCTGACTATCAAACCAATAATGTGAAG aatcaGAGTGCTAAAGGGGACTCTCTCATGTCTTTCTTCAAAAACCTTACCACTCTAAGATCAGACGACACCTTCCGTATAGGAGACTACTATCCAACCGTGGTTGATGATGCTGTGTTTTCTTTTGTTCGAGAATTTGATGGAAAGAAAGG GTATTTGGTGGCCATTAATTTTGCCAACACGGCACAGTCACGTGATTATGCGAAAGCCCACAGCACCATACAGAGCAAAGCCTCGTTTGAGCTGACGACGGGCGGATCCGAGAGTTTTGACGCGGACACTGACGTGGACACAAGCAGTCTTACGCTAGGTCCCCAGCAAGGAGTGGTAGTTTCGTGGGACTACGTGGCCAAGGAACTCTGA
- the LOC105323186 gene encoding uncharacterized protein, giving the protein MAEIGSDEFPFRLEMFIKNNGEINVRALMAADLGDFTPEDLLYEFYTRTSAEIADMKRDRRRLEAEIPQATRGILMKRKECAIVQSNITKLKEEFTDLNERNKLLKEIMRLNQSLKPRLATQNPLELGGCATLPDLHRRGAQVLRDHDSQNPRGQRQSSLWARDSHSTPSLPSIDKTRQRPVPSYAQESSGLCGQRGTKASLLTSEYKRVKSLTNTIERKRECSQRMKDPSLSNLRRRNVPLGGGRSQNAMHRANNV; this is encoded by the exons ATGGCTGAGATTGGTTCCGATGAATTTCCATTCCGGTTGGAAATGTTTATAAAGAACAACGGAGAAATTAACGTGAGGGCGTTAATGGCTGCTGATCTGGGGGACTTCAC CCCTGAAGATCTCCTGTACGAATTCTACACGCGGACTTCTGCTGAGATTGCCGACATGAAAAGAGACAGAAGACGACTAGAAGCGGAAATCCCGCAGGCGACCAGGGGCATCTTG ATGAAGCGTAAGGAATGTGCAATTGTTCAATCAAACATCACCAAATTGAAAGAAGAATTCACCGATCTGAATGAACGTAATAAATTGTTGAAAGAGATCATGAGGCTAAATCAGTCCCTGAAACCACGATTGGCCACGCAGAATCCCTTAGAGCTCGGCGGCTGTGCCACTCTTCCAGATCTACACCGGAGGGGAGCCCAAGTCCTCAGGGACCATGACTCACAGAATCCCCGAGGTCAGAGGCAGTCTTCCCTCTGGGCCAGGGACTCTCACAGTACACCGAGTCTACCGTCCATAGACAAGACTAGACAGCGACCAGTACCAAGCTATGCCCAGGAAAGTTCTGGCCTCTGTGGTCAAAGAGGAACAAAAGCAAGCCTTTTGACCAGTGAAT acaAACGGGTCAAAAGCTTAACAAATACCATAGAGAGAAAACGAGAGTGTTCTCAAAGGATGAAAGATCCTTCTCTGTCCAACCTCAGGAGGCGAAACGTACCGCTAGGAGGCGGTAGATCCCAGAATGCCATGCATCGAGCGAATAATGTGTAA
- the LOC105323184 gene encoding alpha-glucosidase isoform X2, with the protein MPEISTISYAPEKPSSPESIDVKLSDNNGSPFRGMGKDELLVHSSKPFWRRLRMICISIILLGWLALIITVVALVLVYPKCKSPDSRSWWQNEVIYRIYVRSYKDSDGNGEGDLDGVASKLDYIKDLGVGVISLSPDYEDDGTDGDFHIKNHMKIAGSVGGDDALQRLITHAHGKGLKVILDFVPSQTSDQSEWFKWSQEARFRNDSYRNFYVWTNTPTNWKSMYGGGAWNTSSERSGEYYLHQFLHNQPDLNLRSPQVKEKLNEILTHWLNKSVDGFYIRNSAYLFTDYDLRDESKVPSAAGDEYGDYNHIYTKNLPEIYDMFARWRTTTDAYTDKYRVLMADPDPMSNNVEMMKYYGHFQRDGVHLPVKRRQFPTDCGGQCIREYVNGWMDNLPSGRWPTWSLGDEMTKRFATNHSESFIRCFAMLSMTLPGTPILYYGDEINLVDLSIPPSSSTSRNQPMRGLMQWDNTLNGGFTNGTSPWISVGADYQTNNVKNQSAKGDSLMSFFKNLTTLRSDDTFRIGDYYPTVVDDAVFSFVREFDGKKGYLVAINFANTAQSRDYAKAHSTIQSKASFELTTGGSESFDADTDVDTSSLTLGPQQGVVVSWDYVAKEL; encoded by the exons ATGCCTGAAATATCTACTATTTCATATGCACCAGAAAAACCTTC ATCACCAGAGAGCATTGATGTCAAGCTCTCAGATAACAATGGCAGCCCTTTCCGCGGCATGGGAAAGGATGAGTTATTGGTACACTCCTCCAAACCGTTCTGGAGGCGTCTGCGCATGATATGCATCTCCATCATCCTCTTGGGCTGGCTGGCGCTGATCATAACCGTGGTGGCGCTGGTGTTGGTTTACCCGAAATGCAAATCCCCGGATTCCAGATCCTGGTGGCAAAACGAGGTCATTTACCGAATTTACGTACGGAGCTACAAGGACAGCGATGGAAACGGCGAAGGAGACTTAGATG GAGTGGCATCTAAATTGGACTACATCAAGGACCTTGGGGTCGGTGTAATATCACTGAGTCCCGACTACGAAGATGACGGAACTGATGGCGACTTCCACATCAAGAACCACATGAAGATTGCCGGATCCGTTGGCGGGGACGACGCATTGCAAAGACTTATCACGCATGCGCACGGGAAAG GTCTTAAAGTGATACTGGATTTCGTCCCTTCACAAACCAGCGACCAGAGTGAATGGTTTAAATGGAGTCAAGAGGCGAGATTCAGGAACGATTCATACCGAAACTTCTATGTATGGACAAACACACCAACAAACTGG AAATCCATGTATGGGGGTGGCGCATGGAACACGTCTTCTGAGAGGTCAGGAGAATACTACCTACATCAATTTCTACACAACCAGCCTGACCTTAACCTTCGTAGTCCGCAGGTCAAGGAGAAACTCAAT GAAATTTTGACGCATTGGTTGAACAAGTCGGTGGACGGGTTCTACATTAGGAACAGCGCCTATCTCTTTACGGACTATGACCTACGGGATGAATCGAAAGTCCCAAGTGCTGCAGGAGAT GAATACGGTGACTACAACCATATTTACACAAAGAATCTCCCAGAAATTTATGACATGTTTGCAAGGTGGCGCACAACAACTGATGCATACACGGATAAGTACAG AGTTCTAATGGCTGACCCAGACCCTATGTCCAACAATGTAGAGATGATGAAGTATTACGGCCACTTCCAGAGAGACGGGGTTCATCTTCCCGTCAAGAGGAGACAGTTTCCTACAGACTGTGGCGGTCAGTGCATTAGGGAATATGTCAATGGCTGGATGGACAACCTACCCTCAGGTCGCTGGCCGACGTGGTCC CTTGGTGATGAGATGACAAAACGTTTTGCAACCAATCACAGCGAGAGTTTTATTCGATGCTTTGCAATGCTGTCAATGACACTACCCGGCACCCCGATCCTGTATTATGGGGACGAAATCAACTTGGTCGACCTTAGTATCCCACCCAGCAGCAGCACATCGCGGAATCAACCGATGAGGGGACTCATGCAGTGGGATAACACACTCAATGGGGGGTTCACCAACGGAACAAGTCCGTGGATCAGTGTTGGTGCTGACTATCAAACCAATAATGTGAAG aatcaGAGTGCTAAAGGGGACTCTCTCATGTCTTTCTTCAAAAACCTTACCACTCTAAGATCAGACGACACCTTCCGTATAGGAGACTACTATCCAACCGTGGTTGATGATGCTGTGTTTTCTTTTGTTCGAGAATTTGATGGAAAGAAAGG GTATTTGGTGGCCATTAATTTTGCCAACACGGCACAGTCACGTGATTATGCGAAAGCCCACAGCACCATACAGAGCAAAGCCTCGTTTGAGCTGACGACGGGCGGATCCGAGAGTTTTGACGCGGACACTGACGTGGACACAAGCAGTCTTACGCTAGGTCCCCAGCAAGGAGTGGTAGTTTCGTGGGACTACGTGGCCAAGGAACTCTGA
- the LOC105323193 gene encoding uncharacterized protein, whose amino-acid sequence MDSDGSSHKINDAKVRQLCGNCQRKINIAWNCTNCRKILCYNCKFLHAKNESTRTHKVVEAQNLKNGYEDSTSNKSQDCSSPTDRPPSATKSVTDLRIRETCKDHDGPLLYHCHTCTKPLCDECVRNEHKTHDLIKIQQFIKTEKHKLLQEASDVKKTHLVELNAMLENCAAKRKESENGLNKAYDELNEHIEKLIAEVRSVADEVTDDFKTVHVGNESEISKTETEIKEAIGVVNEAISICENSLDASIYNVYQAKEKMSHLNEGMVFPKEPTVHPVDFEKGQINRSLLSKMICTSIVKEEEEEEEEEEEEVIEEPVRPESSKPKIPKEEFDRFILCKVGISCLSVGVDHSITVRDPQTARGIQKVFIRHGTKVDIKEPLEFDKLVTDVCCYDLKITLVTFVGTSAIKVVNQVNGKIASFTDLAPLFPVSLWKTADGSILVSVVESEELETNEGSTRAVYILSSKGRILKKIEYFQGKRTLNRPHRAVENSRGEIVVADFIDLDDRVIWMKKDGEEICSYRGHISPKYPRLMAAQGLACDEFNNVYISDARNNVVHVVDGSGKFVRFIENDMDRFFSPWALYMDRDTLWIGTTNGRLYRTVIQGIDIK is encoded by the coding sequence ATGGATTCAGATGGTAGTTCACACAAAATCAATGATGCCAAGGTACGTCAGCTATGTGGGAATTGTCAGCGCAAGATTAACATTGCGTGGAACTGTACAAACTGCAGAAAAATTCTGTGCTACAACTGTAAGTTTTTACACGCGAAAAACGAGTCAACACGGACCCATAAAGTTGTGGAAgcacaaaatctaaaaaatggCTACGAGGATTCAACATCAAATAAATCTCAAGACTGTTCCAGCCCTACCGATCGGCCTCCGTCAGCCACAAAGTCCGTAACAGATCTAAGGATACGAGAAACCTGCAAAGACCATGACGGCCCGCTTCTATATCATTGTCATACCTGCACAAAGCCCCTTTGCGATGAGTGTGTTCGAAACGAACATAAAACGCACGACTTGATCAAGATACAGCAGTTTATAAAAACCGAGAAACATAAGTTACTACAAGAAGCGTCGGATGTCAAGAAAACTCATCTTGTTGAATTGAATGCAATGCTTGAAAACTGTGCCGCGAAAAGGAAAGAATCAGAAAATGGATTGAACAAAGCGTACGATGAACTGAATGAACACATTGAAAAACTTATTGCTGAGGTAAGGAGTGTGGCAGATGAAGTTACCGATGATTTTAAAACCGTCCACGTTGGAAACGAGTCCGAAATTAGCAAAACCGAAACCGAAATTAAGGAAGCAATTGGCGTTGTCAATGAAGCGATATCAATATGCGAGAACAGTTTGGATGCATCTATTTATAATGTGTATCAAGCTAAAGAGAAAATGTCACACCTCAATGAAGGAATGGTATTTCCGAAAGAACCTACAGTTCATCCAGTTGATTTTGAAAAGGGTCAAATCAATAGGTCTCttttaagtaaaatgatatGCACGAGTATAGTGAAAGAagaagaggaggaggaggaagaaGAAGAGGAGGAAGTAATAGAGGAACCCGTCAGACCCGAAAGCAGCAAACCAAAGATTCCAAAGGAGGAGTTTGATAGGTTTATCCTGTGTAAGGTCGGCATTAGCTGTTTGTCTGTTGGTGTGGATCACTCCATAACAGTGCGAGATCCGCAGACTGCAAGAGGTATTCAGAAGGTGTTTATCAGACACGGAACGAAAGTGGACATCAAGGAACCGTTAGAGTTCGATAAGTTGGTCACAGATGTTTGTTGCTATGACCTCAAAATCACTTTGGTTACTTTTGTAGGCACAAGTGCCATAAAGGTCGTCAATCAAGTAAATGGCAAAATCGCGTCTTTTACGGATTTAGCTCCCCTGTTTCCGGTCAGTTTGTGGAAGACAGCAGACGGATCGATTCTTGTGTCCGTCGTAGAGAGCGAGGAGCTAGAGACCAATGAGGGCAGTACCCGCGCAGTTTACATTTTATCTTCCAAAGGACGAATCCTGAAAAAGATCGAGTACTTTCAAGGAAAGCGAACACTGAACAGACCACACCGGGCCGTGGAGAACAGCAGGGGAGAGATAGTAGTGGCGGACTTCATAGACCTGGACGACAGGGTGATATGGATGAAAAAAGATGGCGAGGAGATCTGTTCCTACAGGGGACACATCTCTCCCAAGTACCCGCGACTGATGGCAGCCCAGGGTCTCGCCTGTGACGAATTTAACAACGTCTATATTTCAGATGCTAGAAACAATGTGGTTCATGTAGTGGATGGCTCGGGAAAATTTGTTCGCTTCATCGAGAACGACATGGACCGGTTTTTCTCCCCTTGGGCTCTCTATATGGACAGGGACACACTGTGGATTGGTACAACCAATGGACGTCTGTATCGTACTGTCATTCAGGGCATTGACATTAAATGA